AAAACCCACACAGAGGTGGCGAGGGAGAGGGCGGAATGCGTGGTAATAGGGGCCGGTGTGGTGGGGCTAGCAGTGGCCAGAGAGCTCTCTCTCAGGGGCAGAGAAGTCCTGGTTCTCGATTCTGCCCCCACCTTCGGCACCGGCACTAGCTCTCGCAACAGCCAAGTCATCCACGCCGGCATCTACTATCGTTCCGATTCTCTCAAGGTCTCCCcgcttctctctttctctttactTGAATCCAAGCCCTAACTTTGTCGACtggaattttgattttgttgtgcTTTTATAAGAGCCTGCTAATAATATATCATTCAAAACTgatttctttccaaattttccatcatattaTATTTAGGTAACTGGCAAGTAGGCCAATCAgctttaggttttttttagatgaatttgTATTAACAACAGACAAGAACAACCATTTCCCCTATATAGTATTCCTATCAACCTCTCTTAAACTTTCATTTTCCCAGAATTCGATTTCTCGTTGCCCATGCAATATCTTGTAGATTGTTTCTTCAGTTCGAGGCTGATTCCCATGCTTCAAGTCATTTCTTTTTCGCCAAATGTGGTAAACAGCTGCTCCCTAAGCAAGCTTACTGATTATAGTTTTCAAGCCCCTGTCTTGTTCAAGTACCTTATTACATTTAGCTACATATGATGGTTGACTGATCACATTGCCTAACTTTCAAACAGCAGCATGTCGGCTGAGTCATCACCTGTAATAGGCAAAGACATAGGAACATAACATATTAACCAATGGTTGTATCCTTGCAAAACAGATATACTGGAGTTGCGGTAATGGAataataatatcatatcattcactttacactatctAGACATACTATTCCTAAGGCTGATAAATACACATTAACCCATCGTTTAATTGTTGCTCTTGGAaccaattttgtttgtttatctTCGTAAACTCAACCTTTTAAGTAGACATCATTTAATACTTCAACTTCAAATAAAATgttgtctctcttgtatacattTTGTGTACGAGGGCTTTGCctgttttcttttcaatttataaaaaaaaaggtctcaTTTCTTTTCTAAAGACATTGTTTAACCATGTAATTGATTCGACCAATCTGTTGAGGTAGCTGCTTGAAAGTAGCTTTTGAAATCAGGGTTACTATTGCCTTAAAAAGTGTTTGGTAGTTGTCAGATTTATTCTTACTATAGTTTGAGTGCCATTTTAGTAAATTTTGACTCTCTTCCCAAATGgagaaagggagaaaagaaTAGACCTTGTGGCTCAGTAGTTAGTATGGTCACTCTGTCTGCTACATGTAAGATCTGAGCCATTCGATTGTAGTAAATTCATCATCAAGGCATTTAAACAGAACGTTAATATAAACTTTTTGTACCAATTGTAATCTAACTTTAACCATCTTTTTCAGGCTATTCTTTGTGTTAGAGGAAGAGAAATGCTGTACAAGTACTGTTCTGAACATGATATTCCTCATAAACAAATTGGAAAGCTCATAGTTGCCACTGGAACCTCAGAGATTCCGAAGTTGAATAATTTAATGAATCATGGAATTCGAAATGGGGTTGATGGCTTGAGGATGATTGAGGGTTCCGAAGCCAAGAGAATGGAACCTGAGCTGCAATGTGTGAAAGCCTTACTATCACCTGTTTCTGGGGTTGTTGATACTCATTCCCTAATGCTATCTCTAGTGGTATGTGGCTCCATTTATATTGGTTCCTAAATTGAATAGATTTCAAGTAATTACATTCTCaatgtatgcatgtatgtacACTTATTTTGTAGAGTTATTGTAAATTCTATCAAATTGTCTCTATTTAGAGTTATTACTGTACATTGACAGGGATATTACCCCCGTGTGGGTCCAGGGGGAAGCTGAAAATTATAGAACAACCTTCTCCTACAATACTACTGTCATGGGTGCCCATATTGAAGGAAATAACATTTGCCTCCATGCATCTGAAACTAAACATCTTGAGAACTGGAATGGGAGGTCTCTGTTGCACCCAGAGCTAGTACTCATTCCTGACCTTGTTGTGAACTCTACAGGCTTGAGTGCCCCTGCCCTCGCAAAGAGATTTGATGGCCTGCATAGTGGAGTTATTCCCACTGCATATTATGCACGTGGTTGCTATTTCACATTATCTAATACTAGAATCCCTCCTTTCAATCATTTGATATACCCATTACCAGAAGATGGCGGTCTTGGAGTGCATGTTACTCTAGATTTGGATGGCCAAGTCAAGTTTGGTCCAGATGTTGAATGGATTGAAGGTATAGATGATATTTCAGGCTTTCTGAACAGGTAttctttctctatttctttGTTCAGTCTACTTCATTCAGTACTCCCTGCATTTTTTCAATTGGGTGCTATAGTTCTGTCTAGAAAAGAAGTGCTTCAGATATACATTTATCTTATGCAGTCACATCCCTCATTGAACAAAAACTTTACAAATTGTGCAGAAGAAGAAATTCCTGGCAGATATTTACTTTCAGATACCTGTGTGGTAGCTTCTTGAATGTTTTGTGTATTGTGCTCTTTCATGTGTTCAATAAGTTTTAATGAATGAAGTTTATGAATGACGCGGAAGTACCTGAGTATGTTCTGCTTATTTAGAAGTTTTGTGATATGCATTGAATCGCCTAAGTGGATTAAGGGTGCAAGTTATATGTATTTTAACTGGTTTGTTTGACTTGGAAGGGCCCATTATTGACTATTCTGTATGGAGGGAGGCGTGGTTGCAATTATAATCAGTATCACATTTTGATGAGGAGCTTTCTATTGGTTTCCAGAATGAACAGGGCATTTTGTGCATTTAAATGTCCATGCTAGCAAATTATTTGGGATAAGGACTTTTGTAGGTTGTTCATATTTTGAActatcaaaatcaaattaattgacAAATGTGTTCTCATATGTGGTATCTGAtagtttgtcttttttttttttttttttttctgtttcatGATGATGGTGTTTATGTTCTTAATTCTTAAATTTAATGTTGAACTTTTATTGTTATACTATTTATTCTACTGGGTTGGCCTCCAAGTAGTTCTAATTATGCCTCTATAATTTTCCTACTTGGGTACCTAATACATATTTGAAAATACCAACTCAACTATCTTACCCAAACTAGGGTGCCCGGGGGGGTTGGGGGTAGGTCCTATTACTCTGTATTtcaaatttaacatttttcttcacaAACGATCTATTCAATCTTTTGTGCTAATCGATTTACAGATAAATcggaatataaaaaattgattatgtCACATGTAATTCATGTTCAAGTGGGTGGTGAACAATTTgcaaatatatgatattaacCATATGCTTGATTAACAATAATCAAATCACAACAAAGCATGTAATATAAAGAACATCACAGACATGGCACATTCTACCATCCTAGCTTTCATTTGCAAATATCATGTTTTGAATCCACATTGCACTCTTTATATATGCTGACCCTTCAATGTCTTCAGATTTCTTCACACTTCACACGTTGCAATATAGAAGAATTGATCTCAAAGGCGTGTGCTTTTGTGATTTCTATAGGTCTGTAGAGAGACCTAAAACTCAAGATAATGAAGGATAAGCTTTTGTATTCTCTCCCAAGTTCTCACAAGGATTTCATCAATGAGAACATTGTGTCTATCTTTTCCCTCACAAGAACAGTGTCTGTCTATCTTTTCCCTCACAAGAACAGTCTTGACACGATTTTTTAGATTTGACATCCAAATGATATTCAAAATGTGCTTTGAAAAGAATGTATCTGAGATCTGTTTTTAACATCTTGTTTCAAATGAattcatcaaagaaaaaaaaatctcatttcaaATGAGACTTCAAAAGATGCATTCTGTTTGACACATTTAAGCACTACATTCAGTTTGCTTTCGAACGTTATTCGAACAATGCGTTTTGTCCAATTTGTTTAAGCTTCTTGTTTGAACTGTATATCAAATGCACTTCAAATACCTGTTTGAACTGTATATCGAATATGCTTAAAAGAAGCCCAATCTGTTTGATAGTCCGAGGGCACTATTTGAATACTATTGTTACAGCTTGAACGACAATAAATAGTATGTAGAAATGAagtaattttaatataaaacttTGCTATTCACCTTATACTCtcataagattttaattttaggtTATGTGTGTCCATTTTCAGTTACTGTCCTAAATAATTGAGATTGTCTTGTTGCTCATGAGAGTATTTTCAGAGTTCATGCTAGAAGTCTTCAATATCAACAACACATGACTCACTTGTGTTTAACTATTACTAATGTTCTGTCAAGAAAATATGGCAGCACAACATATACACATAACAATATCCAATTCTTTAAAGATGTGtcaaaaattttacatttttaatttttgaagcatCACCAATAGTTTTTAATACTCTCATATACACCTTGAGCATTAATTAAGATATAACGTAGAGAATAGGAATAATATAAttgatgatggtgatggtgatgaaaCTAATACCTTTTCAGAATAGGATATGACATATAGAATGGGATTAATATTATCAAATTCCTAGGCGATTAATCTCCAAATAATCCCAATGGGTACACAGTTTGCAATGGATAGAATCTTGCAGCCATGACATGATATAATATGCTTATTTAAACataatttcatttcttttattttataaaggaaGGGAAAGGTTGATTCCGCAAAAACAACACAAGTCTTTTTTTCCCACGAGGTACAACTTTAAATTCCTATTTATTTGTTAGTGAATAACCATAGACAAATTCCTCGTTTTATTTGGGAGTATTGAATACACCCATAGTTTTGAGCTTcatgttctttctttttgtttgataagtaataatcaagttttattaaaagcgtaagacgtacactggaagtatacaagcggaaatacctaactagaaaaagaaaaagaaagagaagaaaccGAAGCCCACCCACAAAAGAACCCCAACAGACCCACCCAAATTCCGTCAAAAACAAACACCCGGAGAAGCCCAAAGGCCCTCAAAACCCACACGAATCGTTACAACACAATAGTCTTGCCCTTCCCTCTCCGAGATGACGCGCTAGCAATGCCGTAATTAATGGAGCTTCATGTTCTTTCTACCAAGAGAAATGTCAGATCAAGGGCATACCAACTCGATTGAATGGGATGACAGTTTCTCATTTTGAATCTAAAATCAGAAATTTGATCAAATTGCACATCACAGTATACTAGTCCTAATTCTTTAAGGGGTTTATCTAAAAGATATGTGATATAGCTAGGAAGACGTTTCACCACACGACACACGAGTTACACATTGACTCTTAAACTCATATAATCAGATTATGACTCCCTAATCTGACTATTGAACCAAGTTAAAGACTACATGGAGACCAACTAAATTGAAAGCCAACATATCGACAAATTTAAGATAATAATCCAATAAAGTACCATGTACACTTGTTCTTAAACCATAAGTCTTCTATATTATCTGGGGCTTATAGCTGTAGCATCAGGCATCCAAAGGGAATATTTCTTTTCCATCTAACTAACTGCTGTGGCATCAAAAGTTAAAGACGTGCTTCAAGTGATGTATTTCAAAGAcgctaaaataaaataatcttctTAGAAGTGCATTGTAGGAGACAGTGGAGATTTTTCATTACTATAACATTCAGATAGGCTATCAATGTTTGCACAACATATGTTTGAGACAAGTAAGAAACTCATTTAACACTAGTTGTCATTTAGCACTCTAGTTGCCTTCTGACATGTTGGATCTTTTGGTATTGGCTTCACTTTCAAAAATggctttgttcttttttttatttggtttgattaaatagataaataatatttgataCCAGCTCAGAAATTCAGCTAAAAGGAAACCTTGATCGCAGGTTTGACTATTCAGTATGTGCTAATCGTGCCAAGCAATTTTATCCAGAGATTAGAAAGTACTATCCAAATTTGAGAGATGGATCTCTAGTCCCAGGATATGCAGGGGTCCGTCCTAAAATTTCAGGACCTCGACACTCTACTGCTGATTTTCTAATACAGGTTATTTCTCCGATACTCATTTTTATGTGAACTTACATTGTTGATAAATCACCAAGTATCTTAGTAAATTAACCCCTAACTTCCGTTACCACCAACAATggtaaatcatatattttttttggtaagtatgGCAAATCATTAATGATCCATGCATGTAaaacttttttagttttgttaaaaGTATGAGGATCCAAATTGATGGGGAATTCGAGATGGTTTTTTGTTGAATCCAAGTTATTCGAGTTTGCTGTAGAGGGGGTTGCTGTTCTACAAATCTATGAAAGAAGCAGGGGAATTCTATGTTCTGTTTTCTTGGGTGAAGTTAGTGTGGCTTGGTTGTTGGCCATTGTGGAGGCTCTGTCTCAAGTGGAGGGGATGGGGGAGTTTGTGAAATCTTCTAGGGTTGAGAATAAAGCCTTCATCGCCTAGTGTTCTAATTAACATGGTCATTTCTGCTGAAGATGTGTGGctgatctgattttttttcccagGTTTCCTAGATTATATTTCCATATATTCCTCATTTATTGTATTTTCCTATTAGTATGATTACGCAGTTCTATATAAATGCTTGTAATTGTACTGGTAAATTATCAAGGGAAAATAAGATACAGTTTAGGAGTACAATGGAATTTTCAGTTTGAGAGTGTCTTCTCCATCCTCTCTTGGCAATGCGTGAGGGAGCGTCTTTCGTTTTTCTGCTGTAGATTAGGCCTCCCTTATTCTATGTTACTGTGGTCTTGCTGGCTGTTTCGATGGCTTGGGTTGAGGTTGTCACTGGGGTTTGAAGTAGTGCCTGCATGGGTTCTTCCTTTAGGCTTGGGAGTGTGTCGAAAGTGCCACGGGGAGGTTCTTCTTCATAGAAGCAACATCATTTGAGTTCTTCTTCGAACTTGGGGGCGATTCCTTCATACTAAGAATTTTGGAACAAGGAAAACGATACATTCGTTTGGTTTttctgttaaaatattaattaaataattaaatgcacaTTTTCCTATCAGTTCAAGTTTTGATACAATTGGTCGTTTAATTTGGTATTAGAGCAGAGGGCGTGAGTTCGAACTTGGACTCTCACAATTTaatcccatttcaattaaaatatttcatgtgttgtcTTGGTCCCACACGTGAGGatgagtgttaaaatattaattaaataattaaattcacctcttcttattagcttaagcttttaggacattTGACGATTTAACATTTTGTATGGAAAAAGGACGCTTTTGGCTATTCTTGACCATTGATGATGAGGCTAAGGTAGAAATCAATGGGAGTTTCATTCATAAGTTCAAGGATACTCAATATGCCCTCTTGGGCCAGCGTTGCTGCAACAATCGTGGAAACTTTATGGCCATAAAGGAGTTCAATGGCGGAGGGGGGAGGGGATTCGTTTTGATTCTTGAAGGCAAGGATAAATCGGGTTGGTATGGGTTTGGGGAAATGTTGCGCTTTCCACTGTCCCCTTACTTACCGATGAAGCCCACTCCTCCCTTACTGGAGAAGTTGTCTGTCTCGGTGAAGCATTTGTATGCTCAGACAGTGACAAAACCAAGTAACTCATCCTCTGTTCATGGTAAGGCCACCGGTAGGGAAAATAGgtgatttaaaattttctaagGAAAAACGGTGTTTTTTGGCTACTCTTGACCATTGGCGATGAGGCTAAGGTGTAAATCAATGGGAGATTCATTCGTAAGTTCAGGGATACTCACTATGTCCTCTTGTTTCTAATTATTATgagtttttgaaattatgtttttctttttctataatttaGGGGTTTCTCCTAAATACTCATTGTGTACTAGAGTTTCTCCCCTTTACGATTTGATTAAatatacattacttatcaaaaagaaaaggccCAATTTGAAAGTGCTTCATGTGGATCATTCTAAGGCTATGTTGCCTCTAATTATGGTTCCTGATGTTGATTTTGTCCTACCTGAAAATTTTAATGCTCAAGTTGGAGAGAAGGATATTATGTTGTCATCATTCTTCTGTCCTACAAAGAAGATGAAATGGTATCATGGCCAAAacacttttcttttgttaaggTTACAATCGATGATTgaaaaatgcaattccaaagCACTTCAAAATTCAAAGATGAGTTTTCTCCAACCATGGGAGAGTGTGATGCAGGCAGCGAGaactcaattttatttaattttaagggtcaagggtatatatgtaatttttttattttccggGCATGAGCTGTACTTTTTTATCTATTAGGCTTATTTTGGGTTTATTATgctattgggtttttttttttgggtttaccTAGTTATTGGTTTTGAGCCTTTTGGTAGTTAAAGCCGAGTCCAAGTTCTTTTTAGGCGTCTATAAGGAtgtaatgtttttctttcttctatgaTGATGATTAAATGAAGAAGAATTTCCAGCAAAGATTGCTCTTGAGGATTGGGTGATGCAACCCTTCTTTGAAGTGTGATGCCGAGGAACCGAAGTGTGATACTTAGAAAAGGTAGGTGCCTTGCCTATGCTGGTCTCATTCTaaatctttctcttttccttttgatttctaGCAATgttatttctatttaaaatcctagaaatttaaatttagggaaaaattaactttaccccccctgaagtttcaggggtttttcaattcgaacctcaatgtttaaaaattggcaatgtacccccctaatatttcaaaaattttcaatttagatcctccgttactaatttttgtctaattggacggaaatcatcccacgtgcgtctcacgtgggattttaatgccctctattccaattttgccctcattaaaacctatgaaattacgtaattacctttattaaaacctatgaaattgagggtaattatgtaatttcacaggttttaatgagggcaaaattggaatagagggcatcaaaatcccacgtgggttgatttccgtctaattagacgaaaattagtaacggagggtcttaattgaaattttttgaaacatttttttttttttataagtaataatgttatatatcaaaagcgtaGAGGAGGGCAATCCACATACACGAGAAGTATAAAAAGAAAGCACctaagagagggagagaaatgaaatagGAAGTCAGAGAaattaatcactaaaggagctagccaagtggccttccaagagtaaagagtaaagaagaaaagatgagtcagttcctctatagtcctagtagagttctcaaaacatctagcatttctttcagtccatatacaccacataagacacagagggatcatcttccacactactgCGCTTCGAGTATAACATTAGGagggtacattgctaatttttaaacattggggttcgaattgaaaaacccctgaaatttcaggagggtaaagtgaatttaacccttaaatttattattttcctaagatcttaattttcaaaaccctaaaccacaCAGCCCCATAATATCCACAAAACATGAAGTATTCGCGACACTATTCACGTGCACTTTTTACAAGATACTATTCACATGTATTGTTCACACATTATTCGTTCTACATCAATTTTTGGTATAAGAGAGTATTGTCCTACACCAGTGTCTTTTTCTTGTGAACAAAAATGTTTTCCTTTATGTATGAGGCTTAGGTTTTTTCATATCCAATAATcatttccttaaaaaatgaaTTGTAATCCATGGGCTTCTGCATTGAGGCTTACAATTCATGCAATTGGGGATGTCAATTGGGCTTGAGAAATAGTCTCCACAATTTTGAGCTTGTTCCAATTGTTGATGTCTGTAATCCTGGTGAGCTTGGTGCCAGTGCTGGGATG
Above is a genomic segment from Corylus avellana chromosome ca9, CavTom2PMs-1.0 containing:
- the LOC132191873 gene encoding L-2-hydroxyglutarate dehydrogenase, mitochondrial, which encodes MLKQALECVVRNSKGIIPSSSSSSRRCMRRKDLCTKTHTEVARERAECVVIGAGVVGLAVARELSLRGREVLVLDSAPTFGTGTSSRNSQVIHAGIYYRSDSLKAILCVRGREMLYKYCSEHDIPHKQIGKLIVATGTSEIPKLNNLMNHGIRNGVDGLRMIEGSEAKRMEPELQCVKALLSPVSGVVDTHSLMLSLVGEAENYRTTFSYNTTVMGAHIEGNNICLHASETKHLENWNGRSLLHPELVLIPDLVVNSTGLSAPALAKRFDGLHSGVIPTAYYARGCYFTLSNTRIPPFNHLIYPLPEDGGLGVHVTLDLDGQVKFGPDVEWIEGIDDISGFLNRFDYSVCANRAKQFYPEIRKYYPNLRDGSLVPGYAGVRPKISGPRHSTADFLIQGEEIHGIPGLINLFGIESPGLTSSLAIAEHIAARFLR